A genomic segment from Ramlibacter agri encodes:
- a CDS encoding SCO family protein, which yields MRIHHPLNAAHVIRRVVAFCAAILSMGALAHGSMPEPAMDDAHAHAHHHVTPETLRSVRDYRLPAVSLVREDGKPVVLADEMNDGRPVVLTFIYTTCTTVCPLTSQTLAELQRKLGTSRDSVHIVSISIDPEQDTPAKLREYAQRFGAGPEWRHYTGTLAASQTVQRAFDVYRGNKMDHAPVMLVRAAPGASWVRIDGFATADQLLAELPTRHASR from the coding sequence ATGCGCATCCATCATCCGTTGAATGCCGCTCACGTCATCCGGCGGGTGGTGGCTTTTTGCGCCGCAATCCTGAGCATGGGGGCCCTCGCCCACGGTTCGATGCCCGAACCGGCCATGGACGACGCCCATGCGCACGCCCATCACCACGTGACCCCCGAGACCCTCCGTTCGGTGCGCGATTACCGGCTGCCCGCGGTGTCGCTCGTTCGCGAGGACGGCAAGCCCGTCGTCCTGGCGGACGAAATGAACGACGGCAGGCCGGTGGTGCTGACCTTCATCTACACCACCTGCACCACCGTCTGCCCGCTCACCAGCCAGACGCTTGCGGAGCTGCAGCGCAAGCTCGGGACGTCCCGGGACTCGGTGCACATCGTCTCGATTTCGATCGACCCCGAGCAGGACACGCCGGCGAAGCTGCGCGAATACGCGCAGCGCTTCGGGGCGGGGCCGGAGTGGCGGCACTACACGGGCACCCTGGCGGCCAGCCAGACGGTGCAACGCGCGTTCGACGTCTATCGAGGCAACAAGATGGACCACGCCCCCGTGATGCTGGTTCGCGCAGCGCCCGGCGCCAGCTGGGTCCGCATCGACGGATTCGCCACCGCCGACCAGTTGCTGGCCGAGCTTCCGACGCGGCACGCGTCGCGATAA
- a CDS encoding multicopper oxidase domain-containing protein, giving the protein MFSDQSRLLRLLPVLALAILGLNAQAQSFRVQCPAGTTLHPANTGGDPNYDTITRPLDTNPATNPTGTRNISGKLNPLPSMANPHIKCQQISGGDGFATMGDGTQTYLFAFGPLSGLSNIVKGLPGTTTAQDFLQSNVGVPNTAGYGADGVLEAVKVGAPDSYAYAFNGAIGLVPDSQAVDNQDPTTGNNTAAPGTELTGHVDPRLVMDVGVLNGSAPAPTMSIEEGDELFLTLTNVGMIMRPDLFEQHTVHFHGYPNASSFYDGVPDASVAINIGGSFTYYYLAPEAGTYIWHCHISPPEHLQMGMVGQIYVRPRQNTVATNASLYAALTASNAPTAVATKCAGTDLLCSTQSPGSDNGATRAAGRMYAYNDGDGSTAYDVEYPIQLHGFDPNFHFVGMTFNPESFVDNKDKYFLLNGRSYPDTVNPDPMKTQSSDGVERFSQPLPTIINIPCLNQGSGNVCGDGRALLRFSDLNVTEYHTLASLGVRMHVVGYNARLLRDADGNNTDYYSNSIHLGGGESVDVILEASGAVAGQKFYLYAAELDHLSNDAENFGGMMTEVNICPTTVNAATKQCN; this is encoded by the coding sequence ATGTTCAGCGATCAGTCACGCCTGCTCCGACTGCTGCCTGTCCTGGCACTGGCGATCCTTGGGCTCAACGCGCAGGCCCAAAGCTTCCGCGTGCAGTGCCCTGCCGGCACCACGCTGCACCCCGCCAACACCGGCGGCGACCCGAACTACGACACGATCACCCGGCCGCTCGACACCAACCCGGCGACCAACCCCACCGGGACCAGGAACATCTCGGGCAAGCTGAACCCCTTGCCCTCGATGGCGAACCCGCACATCAAGTGCCAGCAGATCTCCGGTGGCGACGGCTTCGCGACGATGGGGGACGGGACGCAGACCTACCTGTTCGCGTTCGGGCCGCTTTCCGGCCTGAGCAACATCGTCAAGGGCCTCCCGGGCACGACGACGGCCCAGGACTTCCTGCAAAGCAACGTAGGTGTGCCGAACACAGCCGGATATGGCGCCGACGGCGTGCTGGAGGCCGTCAAGGTCGGCGCGCCTGACAGCTACGCCTACGCGTTCAACGGCGCGATCGGCCTGGTTCCGGACAGCCAGGCGGTCGACAACCAGGATCCGACCACCGGCAACAACACGGCCGCGCCCGGCACGGAGCTCACCGGGCACGTCGACCCCCGGCTGGTCATGGACGTCGGCGTCCTGAATGGCAGCGCGCCGGCACCGACGATGTCGATCGAGGAGGGGGACGAACTCTTCCTGACCCTGACCAACGTCGGGATGATCATGCGGCCCGACCTGTTCGAACAGCACACCGTGCACTTCCACGGCTATCCCAATGCCTCGTCGTTCTACGACGGCGTGCCTGACGCATCGGTGGCGATCAACATCGGCGGCAGCTTCACCTACTACTACCTGGCGCCGGAGGCCGGCACCTACATCTGGCACTGCCACATCTCCCCGCCCGAGCACCTGCAGATGGGGATGGTCGGCCAGATCTACGTGCGGCCCAGGCAGAACACGGTCGCCACCAACGCCTCGCTCTATGCGGCGCTGACGGCCAGCAATGCGCCCACCGCGGTCGCGACGAAGTGTGCCGGCACCGACCTGCTGTGCTCGACGCAGAGCCCCGGCTCCGACAACGGCGCCACGCGCGCCGCGGGGCGCATGTACGCCTACAACGACGGCGATGGCAGCACGGCCTACGACGTCGAGTACCCGATCCAGCTGCACGGATTCGACCCGAACTTCCATTTCGTGGGCATGACCTTCAATCCGGAATCGTTCGTCGACAACAAGGACAAGTACTTCCTGCTCAATGGACGCAGCTACCCGGACACGGTCAACCCGGACCCGATGAAGACGCAGTCGTCCGACGGCGTCGAGCGCTTCTCGCAGCCGCTGCCGACGATCATCAACATCCCCTGCCTGAACCAGGGCAGCGGCAACGTCTGCGGTGATGGCCGCGCGCTGCTTCGCTTCAGCGACCTGAACGTCACCGAGTACCACACGCTCGCATCGCTAGGCGTGCGGATGCACGTCGTCGGCTACAACGCGCGCCTCCTGCGCGACGCCGACGGCAACAACACCGACTATTACTCCAACTCGATCCACCTCGGTGGCGGGGAGTCGGTGGACGTGATCCTCGAGGCCAGCGGCGCCGTCGCCGGCCAGAAGTTCTACCTGTACGCGGCGGAGCTCGATCACCTGTCGAACGACGCCGAGAACTTCGGCGGAATGATGACCGAGGTGAACATCTGCCCGACGACCGTCAATGCCGCCACGAAGCAGTGCAACTGA
- a CDS encoding multicopper oxidase domain-containing protein yields the protein MQDNHKLFAVARRHRFIGGLASLLVAGAAQAAAPGITGGSVSGSASFDLVASAGYTTQPDGASIYTWGYGCNTPPAGFAPAAIAGFCGQMQLPGPTLIVHKGDTVAVTLHNNLPAAAGNTSIVFSGFKACAATLNPDGTCTGTASGTPGLLTQEAAHAGAVTYTFKADAEGTHSYYSGTQGDLQVEMGMYGALIVLPSTTGLSVSCAATQVTAAQQADRGSGSPSDFRLAGAAYDHGSACYDREYVFQTSEMDPRIHEQAAAQAAIACNSPAGCMNVETEPYHPAYFLLNGRSMPDTLDPNYTPQYPNQPYNANPHLHPGEVMLLRIIGQGRLQHPFHEHANHVRVLARDGQMLLNANGKLSGPLLFTTTTSPGQTIDALFQYVGKNLNWDIYGHGVGVAASGGDVDFNPATDCDANGFFTKTPTANNFYEWCGDHRKALEVKPFGNVGSGGPVTLPDPNVLTNGPWYSGSPYLGPDANLRSVGPTPIPPFGTIANSPSSEAGFAFMWHSHNEREITTNNIFPGGLMTMLLVDPWVYLIDESK from the coding sequence ATGCAAGACAACCACAAGCTCTTTGCCGTCGCACGCCGCCATCGTTTCATCGGCGGCCTGGCAAGCCTCCTGGTCGCAGGGGCGGCGCAGGCCGCCGCGCCGGGAATCACGGGTGGGTCGGTCAGCGGCTCGGCGAGCTTCGACCTCGTCGCCTCCGCCGGCTACACGACGCAACCCGACGGCGCGTCGATCTATACCTGGGGTTATGGCTGCAACACCCCGCCGGCCGGTTTCGCGCCTGCGGCGATCGCCGGCTTCTGCGGGCAGATGCAGCTCCCGGGCCCGACCCTCATCGTCCACAAGGGCGACACGGTCGCGGTCACGCTGCACAACAACCTGCCCGCGGCCGCCGGCAACACGTCCATCGTGTTCTCCGGGTTCAAGGCCTGCGCGGCGACGCTGAATCCGGATGGCACGTGCACCGGAACGGCCAGCGGCACGCCGGGCCTGCTGACCCAGGAAGCGGCTCACGCAGGCGCAGTCACCTACACGTTCAAGGCGGACGCTGAAGGCACCCACTCGTACTACAGCGGCACGCAGGGCGACCTGCAGGTCGAGATGGGCATGTACGGCGCGCTGATCGTCCTGCCAAGCACCACCGGCCTGTCAGTGTCCTGCGCCGCCACCCAGGTGACGGCGGCGCAGCAGGCCGACCGGGGATCCGGCAGCCCGTCCGACTTCCGCCTCGCAGGCGCCGCATACGACCACGGCTCGGCCTGCTACGACCGCGAATACGTGTTCCAGACCTCCGAGATGGACCCGCGCATCCACGAGCAGGCGGCCGCGCAGGCGGCGATCGCGTGCAACAGCCCGGCCGGCTGCATGAACGTCGAGACCGAGCCTTACCACCCGGCCTACTTCCTTCTCAATGGCCGGTCCATGCCCGACACCCTGGACCCGAACTACACGCCCCAGTATCCGAACCAGCCGTACAACGCCAACCCGCACCTGCACCCCGGGGAGGTCATGCTGCTGCGGATCATCGGGCAGGGGCGCCTGCAGCATCCCTTCCACGAGCACGCGAACCATGTCCGCGTCCTCGCGCGCGACGGCCAGATGCTGTTGAACGCGAACGGCAAGCTTTCCGGCCCGCTGCTGTTCACGACCACGACGAGCCCCGGCCAGACGATCGACGCCTTGTTCCAGTACGTCGGCAAGAACCTGAACTGGGACATCTACGGCCATGGTGTCGGTGTCGCGGCGTCGGGCGGCGATGTCGACTTCAATCCGGCCACGGACTGCGACGCCAACGGCTTCTTCACGAAGACGCCGACGGCGAACAACTTCTACGAATGGTGCGGAGACCATCGCAAGGCGCTCGAGGTCAAGCCGTTCGGGAACGTGGGCAGCGGCGGCCCCGTCACCTTGCCGGACCCGAACGTCCTGACCAATGGCCCGTGGTACAGCGGTAGCCCTTACCTTGGGCCCGATGCGAACCTGCGCTCGGTCGGACCGACGCCGATTCCGCCGTTCGGGACCATCGCCAACTCCCCCAGTTCGGAAGCGGGCTTCGCGTTCATGTGGCACTCGCATAACGAGCGAGAGATCACGACGAACAACATCTTTCCCGGTGGGTTGATGACCATGCTGCTGGTGGACCCGTGGGTCTACCTCATCGACGAGTCGAAGTGA